DNA from Chrysemys picta bellii isolate R12L10 chromosome 13, ASM1138683v2, whole genome shotgun sequence:
CCCTCTAACCACCCTGCGCCCCCTGTCTGCAGGAGACCAGCGGCCTGAGGCGGGCCTCCATGGAGCTCTTTGGCCACCTCAGCAAATTTGTTTCCAAGAAGTCATCCCTCTTTGGGGCTGAGGTGGAGAAGAGCATGGGGACACTGCTCATCCACCTACAGGACGGGGACCCCCAGGTGGCCCAGGTGAGTGCAGCTGAGGGCTCATaggggcaggggtggctgggggcattCTAACAACATGGCAAGGATGGTGCAAACTCCCCCCTCCAAGCCCCAGATCTCCTCAGTGCTGCCCTGTGGCACCCAGGACCCCCCACTaatccagccctcccccaccccacacagagctctaCCAGCCCTCAGAGTGTAGCTGTGGGGTAGATCTGTggggtttccttctcctcctccattccccacagGCACCTCcggcctccctgcccagccagcctctCCGCGGCTGTGGCTCCATTTTACAGCCTGCCCTGTTTAGTGGCCAGGTCCAGGTCTATCTCTGGCCCCTAGCAAGTGACCTAACCCAAGCAGGGCCACAGGGAAGGGCAGGTCGCTGAGGCCGATTGGGTCTCcattgctgctgccctgccctcacttGTGTGCTAGCTCCTGTCTGGGAATGACCAGCCTCCTGCAGCAATCCCACCACAACCCGCGCCCAGGCCGAGTAGCAGCCCCCGATAGTGCCTGGGATTGAGGGGAGGCCAAGTACGTTGGTCACCGGGCAGTGCTGTTAACCGCCCACCGGGGACCCACAGGGAATGGCCCCTTCCCTGTTCCAGGAGTGTACCTCCCCGGCCCCAGCGCTCGGGCCTGGCTCCCCTCAACCCAGCCAAGCtggagatgggggctgtgggggcctgGGGAACAACCGTCAGGCCAGAGGAGGTTCTGCAAAGAGGTGGCTCCTTGCTGCTCCGGCACAGCAGAGTCTccccaagccacacagagcctgcGAGTTGGCAGCCCGTTGCGCTCAGGGACTCAACCAGTTTCCTTCTCGCCCTCTCTGGCAGGCGTGCAGGGTGGCATTGCTGCAGTGCGCACCCTTCCTCAGCTACCAGCCCCTGCGTACGCTCGTGCGGAGCCAGCTAGCCGAGGGGGCGGCCCCTGCCATCCCCGCCTTCCTGAGCGAAGCCTGCAGGATCCTGgtgagtgagctctggggtgtgggCCCTCCAGGACAGGGGGGTGGGAAGACCTAAGCACACAGGgagcttccctgctccagggagccccctcactgactcagccccatcccccacccttgaGGATGGCTCCTGTACAAATCATCTCTGTCCATGGGAGGAAtcaagggggagagggctctgacagccaggggTTCCTCACCTCCCTACCAGGCAGctcccctcagcctggggaggATGTGTGGCTTGGGACTAACTGGGTTCTTGgcttcccagctccaggactgcccAGGGAGACTGAGCAAGAAGGATGccctgagagcagcagctgcccagcagctgataggtaagaaaagagctggagctcttcttcctattatccctccctgccccatgagtCCGGGGCCCAGCGCCACATGCACACTCctaacaggggggaggggctgacctCCGTTGTCCACACACAACCaaacccaactccccccccccccgacccgctccttcccatctccctggGACAAAGGGGGAACCaagactccctgcagccagatgcGAGAGGGCTCTGCGGCCAGAGGGTctcttctgccctggccctgggcaagcctggcacctgcagcaggagcaggcccgagggagagatcctgcctcccaaaggtctcaccctggttcccccgcaccccaccccgcaCCCGCACGAggcactggccccagccaggtccccctgcagcctgtacagggagggcagagattcacaggaagccccagccctgcccaccccagctacCACCAGCCATGCAGGCAAAGagccagggcagcagctctgccacacTGTGCTTCacgccaactcccagtggggcttGTGTGCACAACACCTCTCCTGGCCTTTTTGGGGCACTAGGCCAAAGGCAAAATGATCCCAATAATCTTGGGGACTGACTctccacccagctccttcccctcctctgcccggatggattgggggtggggggcaccttgaaagacagaaatccaagcggtggctggtgccctgcatgctgttaaataaccaggccctcctgcctcccctaggATACATGATGGACAATTGAAGCCAGAGAAGAGCAGGAGGCTTGGACCGCCCACCCTGCTGTGAGTCACGGCTGAGGGGTattgctgtgctgggaggaggggcggggggaaatcggggCAGGGAtctaggggcagggggcagcatccACATCgcacggtggctgggagccagaacccaGTTGAAGTGACCTGCAGAGcgtaggagcagggagaaaacccttggggctgGTTCTGGGGTATCTTCTCCCCGGCTATAGTTTGAaactccctgccctgtggggtgttcccatcctggcccaggcaggagccatggctggtcagcagggtctgggagtcagaagtgagttattcctggcaggcagggggcagtggcaagcagagagggggtggactCCACAAGAGGGAGGGAAACCACCTCCTATGGGAGACCCGGCTGCTGGAGGAGACTTTTCCCCCTAATCCCTCACCAGCGGGGCCGCGGGCAGGGACTCTGAGCAGCCCCAGCCAAGGGCGAGGCCGGGGGTTCCTCTGAGCCTCATTTGGTGCTAACTCTGCAGAACCCAGCCTGGATTGCTGCCTGCCCCTGCAAGTGGCAGCTCCAAGAGCCCCTGCACGCACGGAGAAGCTGacaccaccccaaccccccaccccactccagccccagctATGCTTCTGGGGATATGAAATTCTACCTCTGAGTCTCCCTGCCTTCAACAGCTGATCATGCCCCAAAGGGCTGCACCAGAGCTGAGGAAACAGAGCCAGGTGCTGAGGAAACacatcccagggctggagtgtgcagtccaacccctcccccgcatcaCGGGCATTCGTTCTGTCAGAGGCTGaccctgccagctgctcactaggcagaacccagccaggtgctgagcagaCTCTCCTAGGCCTGGTGCTTAAATACCTGGAGAGGCTGCAGTCAGCCCAagaagggtgggcagggggtggcgtAGAGTCTCAGGCTGAACTGCAGGCCGCAAGCAGACCCAGCGTCACTTCTCACAGCCCCAGTCCACTGAGCAAGAGGGGAATaaggctgctgcagccagaatttccttcactccagtaaactcctctccccacatttcctgacaccctccctatttacaaccaatgcagttggctgctttttaaagataagtgcaTGTTGCAAACTCAGTTTTCTTATCCATTTCCTTCTTTGCAGACAAAGATTCCGGCGGAGAGAAATTCCGGCATAGTTCTTCCCGCAGGTCTAGCTACTTAGATGCTCTGCTCACACAGGCAGGCTGATCATATGGGCTGGACCACGCTGCTGTGTGGATGAGGGAAGCCTACGGAAGGTGGGGTGTAAAACAGCAGCTGACGTAGCCTAGATGGGCGCATACTCACTGAAGATGCTCAGACCAAACTTGGGTCAGGGAGCAATGCTGAaacagtccagcagagggagccaccGCAGGAGTAATGGGCAGGCTGCCAGTAGATGTCCCCATATAGGCAAGAGAGCACTTGCACAGACCTGTGAGAAAGCAGGAGGATACCCAGGTTACTGCCTTGCAGAGTTCCAGAAGGGAGGGGTCTCTTTCTCACCAAGATCTACCCGAGCTCTGATCTCTAGGGCAGGAGCCTTTTATTTGGCTCCACAGGCCTCACTCATACACCTGCCAACCAAGCAAGGCTTTCGAGCTCAGTTTGCACCATACAGAATGAACGGGTGGTCAGACTCACTCACCTCTAGGGTGCCCTTTTTGTATGTCTAGGACTtttccatcttctcctcctccactgaggggaagaggatggaagCTCCAGCTCTTGAATTGGGCTATTAGGGACACACACTGATCACCAGTGACTTATTAGGGAACTAAATAGGGAACCCGGGAGACAAGGGTATTTCCCCGACCTGCCTATGGTGGAGAAACATTAAGATTCAGGTCCCAGGAGTCCAGAATCTCTCGAGTTTGCCCTCTGAAATCCGTTATCTCTGGATGGAGCCTAACAGAAAAACAAGAGATTAGTGGCCAAGGGCACAGAGGGCTGCCATGTATACCCTCCGGAAACCAAGGCTCAGGAGAAAAGCTAGTGgcctgccaagcagcagcagtcaggcttGGCCTTCTCTGGCCCCTCAACAAATCTTCCCCAGAACCTCTGAGCTACATGCAGGCTGCCCGGAGGGTATCGCTCAGTGAGAATTCACCTCTGGCAGGCAGCCCTATCAAGAGGGGGCGGGATCAAAATTACATGAGCCCAGGATGAGCTTCCTCTCTTggacagtagagctgggcaacctGCTGCAGAGGCGAACGCTGCAAATCcaaaaaacatcatcatcatgttcagccTCACCTCCACGAGCAGACGCCTGGCATGTAATCAAGGCTCCATTTTGTCCTCCTCCAAAACCTCAAATCaaactcttaccttctcaacattaAAAACAGTGATAGATGTCCTTGTTGTGTAAACAGGCAGAGAGGTTATGCAACTTGGGCGGAAACAGGCACTCAAATACTGCACTGATGGGGGCCTTATAAAGATGTAGACAGATGATAAGTAGCATCTTTATATAGGAGATCCTTGAACAATGCACCAAGCTATTGGACTCAAAGCAAGAACAAACTTCTCTTGTTCACCTCTCAGTAGGAGAGCTcagggaagagaagagtgaagccaCAGCTCGTATCGAATCTGCTCTTCAGCAGACTACACGTTGCACATCAGACGTACAGCAGCAGTGTTGGTGAATtaatctagtacagtggttcccaaactggggttcgcgaaatgttacaggttgTCCGCGGGGAACAAATTCCCTAacggcggacagagctgtccctagggaccccgggcagcatggggccagcagcccggagcccctggacgtccaagagcgaagcagatcaaagcaagcatctctatcacactgagatttaaacttcaaaactccttataggaaatgcaaagggaggtggatattttttcctgtttttaaaattaaataggcagctaatattgtttttaaaatgattaggaagaacaagtttaagctttgttgtaacgtgcgttgtttgtctggactgctcaagacctgaatgcttgtgtagaaggaactctaagttgacttcttaaataccttcatcaaggagtatcaggtgtgaaacagcatgaaacgtaggagccttgtcttataacagacttattcaaagtgatacaagctacgaaagtaagatcttggaagagtgttgccgttttcataatgtaataaaatactgtaatgataaataataattaataataaagtgtgTAATAAGCTTGTCATCAaagcaaattttatatttcccagattactgtttttataatttatactcaggtaaaggagaaaatccctggaaatatttattttgaggaaggggttcgcgagacttgacattttagtgaaaggggttttgtcataactataaagggaagggtaacagccctcctgtgtacaatactataaaatccctcctggccagagactccaaaatccttttacctgtaaagggttaagaagctcaggtaacctggttgacacctgacccaaagcatcaataaggggacaagatactttcaaatcttggtgggggaaaggcttttgtttgtgctctttgtttttggggggagttcgctcttgggactaagagggaccagacatcaatctatgctctccaaatctttctgaacaagtctctcatatttcaaacttgtaagtacagccaggcaaggcatgttagttttatctttgttttcccaactagtaaatgtaccttttcctaaggtgtttacctctgtttgctgtaactttgaacctaaagctagagggggttcctctgggctctttaagtttgattaccctgtaaagttattttccatcctgagtttacagagatgatttagacctttttctttaattaaaagccttttttaataacctgattgattttccttatttttagatccaaggggatcggatctggatccaccaggagttggtgggagaaaggagggggggtggttaatttctccttgttttaagatccaaggggttggatctatgttcaccagggagttggtggaagagtctctcaaggctactcagggaagggagttagcccattgggagtggtggcaggggaccagatctaagctggtagttaagcttagaagttttcatgcagacccccacatctgtaccctaaagatcagagtggggaaggagccttgacaggttcacaggttgttaaagtttgggaaccactgatctagaatgaGAATACAGTATCTGCACCATCCGGGTCCAAAATAGGGTAAATGCACACAAGGCAGACTTTTAATAATGCTTGGACAATACAAAGCCAACTCCCTCCTCCATGCAAGTTCTGCTGGTTGGATGTGAAGATACGAGGGTGGGGTTGCAGTCATGGAGGTGATGTTTTATAAACATGCTCCTGGAAGACCAATAGACTGCTTCTACTACACAGCCACTTCCTAGGGGAATGCAAAGAGACTAGGTTTCATTTGGGACACCTTCCAGAAAACAGCTTAGGAGAGAGGTGCTACAGCTGCCTTGGGAACATGTACTTCCAACAGATTCTCTACCACCCAACTGGGAAAAGTCTCCATGTGTGTCAAAGACGGGACTGCTTACGGGCCGAAACGTCAAATTCctggaagctgagagtgagaagtttTAAATCACCCTATGGTGAAACTCCTCTGATTACCAGACAATGCCAGGATTAATTGCCTCAAGTACCATGTCACGAATCCAGCATGCCAGGGACATCCCAGAGTGCAAAGGCAAACACGGTGGTTTACGAACAGCTGTTTTGCTTGACCTAGATACAGAAATCTGGTtttgcctgggaggggaaggaacaacAGATTATTTAGAACTTTTGACAGTGCTGCAGCTTTAAGcaccagagaagcaaatgcttcCTCAGATTTTCAGCCTTCAGTAAGATGTGGCAGCCCTTACAGAAACAAGCAAGAAACTGCCTGGAGACACAGAATGGCTACCCTGAAGTCACAAACCTTTGCTGACCTGTCACCAACTGCTGGCGAAGGAAGCTGCACACACTGCAGTGCTCCTGGTCTGGCCACACAAACACGCTTGGCAGCGTCACtgagtcaagacagcactcaccaGATCTTCTGGCTCCCTCGAAAGTACTCCAATGGCCCAGCTTGACAGACATGCATGTGGGGCAGTGGGCTGCACTTCCACACGcatcttttggggattttttttttttaagctgcagtTCCAAAGGAATGTTTTGGGGGACGTTCTGGgttatacaggcagtcagacaagcttctaaggccagaagggatcattgtgctcTATGACCCTTGCTAGTTGGCATCCCTAAATTCAGAGTCCAAAAGgggtgacttcaaagggaggctCAAAGCACTGTTGAAAACCAGACAGGCTATCCAGTAACTTAGAGCACCTTCAGACATTGCCACTATTTGCATCTCTCGGGTCCCCCGATTCGTTACTAATAGACTTACAGTCTGTATTCAGTGCTCCTTAGCTTATGGCTTTGGATACCCAATGACAGCTGGTTGAGCTTTTCTGGTAGTTCTACCTGTGTATTTATACAACACAATTACCTCAGGGGGCTTCCTCACCCAACGGGAAGAGACagaaagcagggaggaaaaaccATTAACCTCTTCCACAAAATACTGAGCCATATAAAGTGCAATGTTACCATTTAGGCTAAAAAAATGCAACGTTCACgtcaagggggctgggagtttagtggcCCTAAACACCATGACTGTGTTTGTGATAGACCTCAATCTCCAAGCACTGGATGTAGGCAAAGGGAGTGCTGAAGACAGCtctaaatcaaaaaagaatcaggCTAAAGAGAACTGTTAATTTGTTAAGGAACCAAAAAggattgatttgttatttaacaGCCCTGCTGCTAACAAGACGgagggatagatttttttttgacatttccacTGGCTGGTAAATTGTATTACCGCGTTTCCCAGAATGACTCAAGGGATTTGGGGGGGACGGGGGCAACCTCCCAACTCCAGTGGAAGAGGTGGCTAATTATTAGCTCTCGACCACCACAGAATGTTGCAActgctacaaaataaaaatagtgtATAACCTCTGAACAGGAACGGGGAATTGATTACAAATTAGTATCTGGAATCCAGAGGCGATACCCTTACATTTATCTGCTAGGGTAAGTCAAACATTGGTCATTTGTGAGGGTCCTAAACAGAGATCAAACTTTCAGGTCTACTACTATCTTCTCCCACCACCTCtacttct
Protein-coding regions in this window:
- the LOC135975249 gene encoding protein maestro-like isoform X2; translated protein: MACTALFAEFLGSPLLMENEPKAMRKQVVKAMLQRTEDSNIHVRGRALHGLRNAVTEFPDKVRKKRDKILESFVRAVCECCDPRTVLEAMEGLCWMLRDPKAPLKAHVAVPLALQARTFFEDETSGLRRASMELFGHLSKFVSKKSSLFGAEVEKSMGTLLIHLQDGDPQVAQACRVALLQCAPFLSYQPLRTLVRSQLAEGAAPAIPAFLSEACRILLQDCPGRLSKKDALRAAAAQQLIGYMMDN